A genomic segment from Candidatus Zixiibacteriota bacterium encodes:
- a CDS encoding PilZ domain-containing protein: protein MHERRAIPRRKAEGELLIYDELIDHPLGLVSDMTATGCRLKATFPVKVGKLVQCKLVLPEPIFGIPDISFLAQIMWCEESNTPDEFELGLEFQSLTSRERMVLSLLIVPWDEPTPPLAPPAAASEDKVEMVFEERKIND from the coding sequence ATGCACGAACGTCGCGCCATACCGCGCCGCAAGGCCGAAGGCGAGTTGCTCATCTACGACGAGCTTATTGACCATCCACTCGGTTTGGTCAGCGACATGACGGCCACAGGTTGCCGGCTCAAGGCGACCTTTCCGGTCAAAGTGGGAAAGCTTGTCCAGTGCAAGCTGGTTCTGCCGGAGCCAATCTTCGGAATTCCTGATATCAGCTTCCTGGCGCAGATCATGTGGTGCGAAGAGAGCAATACCCCGGACGAGTTTGAGCTGGGACTGGAGTTTCAGTCGCTCACCTCGCGCGAGCGCATGGTGTTGTCACTGCTGATCGTGCCCTGGGATGAGCCGACCCCTCCCTTGGCGCCGCCGGCCGCCGCGTCGGAAGACAAGGTCGAGATGGTCTTCGAGGAACGCAAAATCAACGATTGA
- a CDS encoding flippase-like domain-containing protein, with protein MLKSKLVRHILQALFIIILIYFMAPVFTDSFRRFNPAEWKINYWWLAASLLLMQVVLFAQSAIWSTLMTFFGKQISYRKAFKIAYLAQLGRYLPGRIWQLFGMIYLAAKEGITKEEATVSFILSQLFATPPGLLIVVVYLFMLETSQKYQDYVAWAWIGGIAMVAFLVVFLQPRWFRACINFAVRLLRQTPVEFRLEKKMGLAVLFFYFVTWNLYGVSFYLFLLSILPGYSFSVIEIIGAWTLAYLVGYWAIVLPAGIGAREAALIIMLAPIIGAERAGIAVIGARLWSMFGEVVCTLLAWRVK; from the coding sequence ATGTTGAAAAGCAAACTCGTCCGCCACATCCTGCAAGCCCTCTTCATCATTATTCTGATCTATTTCATGGCGCCGGTCTTCACCGACTCCTTCCGCCGGTTCAACCCCGCCGAATGGAAAATCAACTACTGGTGGCTGGCAGCTTCACTCTTGCTCATGCAGGTGGTTCTGTTCGCGCAGTCGGCGATCTGGTCAACGCTGATGACCTTCTTCGGCAAGCAGATTAGCTATCGCAAAGCCTTTAAAATTGCCTATCTCGCACAATTGGGGCGATACTTGCCAGGACGAATCTGGCAGCTCTTCGGGATGATCTACCTGGCCGCGAAAGAGGGCATTACCAAGGAGGAGGCAACCGTCTCCTTCATCCTCAGTCAGCTCTTCGCCACGCCGCCGGGACTGCTGATCGTCGTGGTCTACCTCTTCATGCTGGAGACGTCGCAGAAATACCAGGACTACGTTGCCTGGGCGTGGATCGGCGGCATCGCAATGGTCGCTTTCCTGGTCGTCTTCCTCCAGCCGCGCTGGTTTCGTGCCTGCATCAACTTCGCCGTGCGCCTGTTGCGGCAGACACCGGTGGAGTTTCGGCTCGAAAAAAAGATGGGATTGGCGGTGCTGTTCTTTTATTTTGTCACCTGGAATTTGTACGGCGTCAGCTTCTATCTCTTTCTGCTGTCGATCCTTCCGGGGTATTCGTTCAGCGTGATCGAGATCATCGGCGCCTGGACTCTGGCGTACCTGGTCGGCTACTGGGCAATCGTCCTGCCGGCCGGAATTGGCGCGCGGGAAGCGGCGCTGATTATCATGCTGGCCCCGATCATCGGCGCCGAGCGCGCCGGTATCGCCGTCATCGGCGCCCGGCTGTGGTCGATGTTCGGTGAAGTGGTCTGTACGTTGCTGGCGTGGCGCGTCAAATAA